One Eubalaena glacialis isolate mEubGla1 chromosome 11, mEubGla1.1.hap2.+ XY, whole genome shotgun sequence DNA segment encodes these proteins:
- the AAAS gene encoding aladin isoform X2, with product MCSLGLFPPPPPRGQVTLYEHNNELVTGSSYESPPPDFRGQDPLKTPGRLDHGTRTAFIHYREQVWKRCINIWRDVGLFGVLNEIADSEEEVFEWVKTASSWALALCRWASSLHGSLFPHLSLRSEDLIAEFAHVTNWSSCCLRVFAWHPHTNKFAVALLDDSIRVYNANSTIVPSLKHRLQRNVAALAWKPLSASVLAVACQSCILIWTLDPTSLSTRPSSGCAQVLSHPGHTPVTSLAWAPSGGRLLSASPVDAAILVWDVSTETCVPLPWFRGGGVTNLLWSPDGSKVLATTPSAVFRVWEAQMWTCERWPTLSGRCQTGCWSPDGNRLLFTVLGEPLIYSLSFPERCGERKGCVGGAKSATIVADLSETAIQTPDGEERLGGEAHSMVWDPSGERLAVLMKGNPRVQNGKPVILLFRTRNSPVFELLPCGTVQGEPGAQAQLITFHPSFNKGALLSVCWSTGRIAHIPLYFVNAQFPRFSPVLGRTQEPPAGGGGSIHDLPLFTETSLTSAPWDPLPGPPPGRPHSPHSRIQ from the exons ATGTGCTCCCTGGGGTTGTTCCCTCCGCCGCCGCCTAGGGGACAAGTCACCCTATACGAGCACAATAACGAGCTGGTGACGGGCAGTAGCTATGAGAGTCCGCCTCCCGACTTCCGGGGCCAG GATCCCCTGAAGACCCCTGGGAGGTTGGACCATGGCACAAGAACGGCCTTCATCCACTACCGGGAACAAGTGTGGAAGAGATGCATCAACATTTG GCGCGATGTGGGCCTTTTTGGTGTGCTGAATGAAATTGCAGACTCAGAGGAGGAGG TGTTTGAGTGGGTGAAGACGGCATCCAGCTGGGCCCTGGCACTCTGTCGAtgggcctcctccctccatgggtctctgtttccccatctgtct CTCAGGAGTGAAGATCTGATTGCTGAATTTGCTCACGTCACAAACTG GTCCAGCTGCTGCTTGAGGGTCTTTGCGTGGCACCCACACACCAACAAGTTTGCGGTGGCCCTGCTAGATGACTCCATCCGTGTGTACAATGCCAACAG CACTATAGTCCCCTCCCTGAAGCACCGGCTGCAGCGTAATGTGGCGGCCCTGGCCTGGAAGCCCCTCAGTGCCTCCGTCTTGGCTGTGGCCTGCCAGAGCTGCATTCTCATCTGGACCCTGGACCCCACGTCCTTGTCTACCCG ACCCTCTTCTGGCTGTGCCCAAGTGCTCTCTCACCCCGGGCACACACCTGTCACCAGCTTGGCCTGGGCCCCCAGTGGGGGTCGGCTACTCTCAGCTTCACCTGTGGATGCTGCCATCCTG GTATGGGATGTCTCAACAGAGACCTGTGTTCCCCTTCCCTGGTTTCGGGGAGGTGGGGTTACCAACCTGCTCTGGTCCCCGGATGGCAGCAAAGTCCTGGCTACCACTCCTTCAGCTGTCTTTCG AGTCTGGGAAGCCCAGATGTGGACTTGTGAGCGGTGGCCTACCCTGTCAGGGCGATGTCAG ACTGGCTGCTGGAGTCCTGATGGAAACCGCCTGCTGTTCACTGTGTTGGGGGAACCGCTGATTTACTCCTTGTCGTTCCCAGAACGTTGTG GTGAGCGAAAGGGGTGCGTTGGAGGCGCGAAGTCAGCTACAATTGTGGCAGATCTGTCTGAGACAGCAATACAGACACCGGATGGAGAGGAAAG GCTTGGGGGAGAGGCTCACTCCATGGTCTGGGACCCAAGTGGGGAGCGGCTGGCTGTGCTCATGAAAG GAAATCCACGGGTCCAGAATGGTAAACCAGTCATCCTCCTTTTTCGCACTCGAAACAGCCCTGTGTTCGAGCTACTTCCTTG TGGCACTGTCCAGGGGGAGCCAGGAGCCCAGGCCCAGCTCATcactttccatccttccttcaaCAAAGGAGCTCTGCTCAGTGTG TGCTGGTCCACGGGCCGGATCGCCCACATCCCTCTGTACTTTGTCAATGCCCAGTTTCCACGTTTTAGCCCAGTGCTTGGCCGAACTCAAGAGCCCCCAGCTGGGGGCGGAGGCTCTATTCATGATCTGCCCCTCTTTACTGAGACGTCCCTAACCTCTGCCCCTTGGGACCCTCTCCCAGGGCCACCCCCTGGTCGGCCCCACTCCCCTCACTCCCgcattcaataa
- the AAAS gene encoding aladin isoform X1 yields MCSLGLFPPPPPRGQVTLYEHNNELVTGSSYESPPPDFRGQWINLPVLNLTKDPLKTPGRLDHGTRTAFIHYREQVWKRCINIWRDVGLFGVLNEIADSEEEVFEWVKTASSWALALCRWASSLHGSLFPHLSLRSEDLIAEFAHVTNWSSCCLRVFAWHPHTNKFAVALLDDSIRVYNANSTIVPSLKHRLQRNVAALAWKPLSASVLAVACQSCILIWTLDPTSLSTRPSSGCAQVLSHPGHTPVTSLAWAPSGGRLLSASPVDAAILVWDVSTETCVPLPWFRGGGVTNLLWSPDGSKVLATTPSAVFRVWEAQMWTCERWPTLSGRCQTGCWSPDGNRLLFTVLGEPLIYSLSFPERCGERKGCVGGAKSATIVADLSETAIQTPDGEERLGGEAHSMVWDPSGERLAVLMKGNPRVQNGKPVILLFRTRNSPVFELLPCGTVQGEPGAQAQLITFHPSFNKGALLSVCWSTGRIAHIPLYFVNAQFPRFSPVLGRTQEPPAGGGGSIHDLPLFTETSLTSAPWDPLPGPPPGRPHSPHSRIQ; encoded by the exons ATGTGCTCCCTGGGGTTGTTCCCTCCGCCGCCGCCTAGGGGACAAGTCACCCTATACGAGCACAATAACGAGCTGGTGACGGGCAGTAGCTATGAGAGTCCGCCTCCCGACTTCCGGGGCCAG TGGATCAATCTTCCTGTCCTAAACCTTACTAAGGATCCCCTGAAGACCCCTGGGAGGTTGGACCATGGCACAAGAACGGCCTTCATCCACTACCGGGAACAAGTGTGGAAGAGATGCATCAACATTTG GCGCGATGTGGGCCTTTTTGGTGTGCTGAATGAAATTGCAGACTCAGAGGAGGAGG TGTTTGAGTGGGTGAAGACGGCATCCAGCTGGGCCCTGGCACTCTGTCGAtgggcctcctccctccatgggtctctgtttccccatctgtct CTCAGGAGTGAAGATCTGATTGCTGAATTTGCTCACGTCACAAACTG GTCCAGCTGCTGCTTGAGGGTCTTTGCGTGGCACCCACACACCAACAAGTTTGCGGTGGCCCTGCTAGATGACTCCATCCGTGTGTACAATGCCAACAG CACTATAGTCCCCTCCCTGAAGCACCGGCTGCAGCGTAATGTGGCGGCCCTGGCCTGGAAGCCCCTCAGTGCCTCCGTCTTGGCTGTGGCCTGCCAGAGCTGCATTCTCATCTGGACCCTGGACCCCACGTCCTTGTCTACCCG ACCCTCTTCTGGCTGTGCCCAAGTGCTCTCTCACCCCGGGCACACACCTGTCACCAGCTTGGCCTGGGCCCCCAGTGGGGGTCGGCTACTCTCAGCTTCACCTGTGGATGCTGCCATCCTG GTATGGGATGTCTCAACAGAGACCTGTGTTCCCCTTCCCTGGTTTCGGGGAGGTGGGGTTACCAACCTGCTCTGGTCCCCGGATGGCAGCAAAGTCCTGGCTACCACTCCTTCAGCTGTCTTTCG AGTCTGGGAAGCCCAGATGTGGACTTGTGAGCGGTGGCCTACCCTGTCAGGGCGATGTCAG ACTGGCTGCTGGAGTCCTGATGGAAACCGCCTGCTGTTCACTGTGTTGGGGGAACCGCTGATTTACTCCTTGTCGTTCCCAGAACGTTGTG GTGAGCGAAAGGGGTGCGTTGGAGGCGCGAAGTCAGCTACAATTGTGGCAGATCTGTCTGAGACAGCAATACAGACACCGGATGGAGAGGAAAG GCTTGGGGGAGAGGCTCACTCCATGGTCTGGGACCCAAGTGGGGAGCGGCTGGCTGTGCTCATGAAAG GAAATCCACGGGTCCAGAATGGTAAACCAGTCATCCTCCTTTTTCGCACTCGAAACAGCCCTGTGTTCGAGCTACTTCCTTG TGGCACTGTCCAGGGGGAGCCAGGAGCCCAGGCCCAGCTCATcactttccatccttccttcaaCAAAGGAGCTCTGCTCAGTGTG TGCTGGTCCACGGGCCGGATCGCCCACATCCCTCTGTACTTTGTCAATGCCCAGTTTCCACGTTTTAGCCCAGTGCTTGGCCGAACTCAAGAGCCCCCAGCTGGGGGCGGAGGCTCTATTCATGATCTGCCCCTCTTTACTGAGACGTCCCTAACCTCTGCCCCTTGGGACCCTCTCCCAGGGCCACCCCCTGGTCGGCCCCACTCCCCTCACTCCCgcattcaataa
- the AAAS gene encoding aladin isoform X3 produces the protein MRVRLPTSGARRDVGLFGVLNEIADSEEEVFEWVKTASSWALALCRWASSLHGSLFPHLSLRSEDLIAEFAHVTNWSSCCLRVFAWHPHTNKFAVALLDDSIRVYNANSTIVPSLKHRLQRNVAALAWKPLSASVLAVACQSCILIWTLDPTSLSTRPSSGCAQVLSHPGHTPVTSLAWAPSGGRLLSASPVDAAILVWDVSTETCVPLPWFRGGGVTNLLWSPDGSKVLATTPSAVFRVWEAQMWTCERWPTLSGRCQTGCWSPDGNRLLFTVLGEPLIYSLSFPERCGERKGCVGGAKSATIVADLSETAIQTPDGEERLGGEAHSMVWDPSGERLAVLMKGNPRVQNGKPVILLFRTRNSPVFELLPCGTVQGEPGAQAQLITFHPSFNKGALLSVCWSTGRIAHIPLYFVNAQFPRFSPVLGRTQEPPAGGGGSIHDLPLFTETSLTSAPWDPLPGPPPGRPHSPHSRIQ, from the exons ATGAGAGTCCGCCTCCCGACTTCCGGGGCCAG GCGCGATGTGGGCCTTTTTGGTGTGCTGAATGAAATTGCAGACTCAGAGGAGGAGG TGTTTGAGTGGGTGAAGACGGCATCCAGCTGGGCCCTGGCACTCTGTCGAtgggcctcctccctccatgggtctctgtttccccatctgtct CTCAGGAGTGAAGATCTGATTGCTGAATTTGCTCACGTCACAAACTG GTCCAGCTGCTGCTTGAGGGTCTTTGCGTGGCACCCACACACCAACAAGTTTGCGGTGGCCCTGCTAGATGACTCCATCCGTGTGTACAATGCCAACAG CACTATAGTCCCCTCCCTGAAGCACCGGCTGCAGCGTAATGTGGCGGCCCTGGCCTGGAAGCCCCTCAGTGCCTCCGTCTTGGCTGTGGCCTGCCAGAGCTGCATTCTCATCTGGACCCTGGACCCCACGTCCTTGTCTACCCG ACCCTCTTCTGGCTGTGCCCAAGTGCTCTCTCACCCCGGGCACACACCTGTCACCAGCTTGGCCTGGGCCCCCAGTGGGGGTCGGCTACTCTCAGCTTCACCTGTGGATGCTGCCATCCTG GTATGGGATGTCTCAACAGAGACCTGTGTTCCCCTTCCCTGGTTTCGGGGAGGTGGGGTTACCAACCTGCTCTGGTCCCCGGATGGCAGCAAAGTCCTGGCTACCACTCCTTCAGCTGTCTTTCG AGTCTGGGAAGCCCAGATGTGGACTTGTGAGCGGTGGCCTACCCTGTCAGGGCGATGTCAG ACTGGCTGCTGGAGTCCTGATGGAAACCGCCTGCTGTTCACTGTGTTGGGGGAACCGCTGATTTACTCCTTGTCGTTCCCAGAACGTTGTG GTGAGCGAAAGGGGTGCGTTGGAGGCGCGAAGTCAGCTACAATTGTGGCAGATCTGTCTGAGACAGCAATACAGACACCGGATGGAGAGGAAAG GCTTGGGGGAGAGGCTCACTCCATGGTCTGGGACCCAAGTGGGGAGCGGCTGGCTGTGCTCATGAAAG GAAATCCACGGGTCCAGAATGGTAAACCAGTCATCCTCCTTTTTCGCACTCGAAACAGCCCTGTGTTCGAGCTACTTCCTTG TGGCACTGTCCAGGGGGAGCCAGGAGCCCAGGCCCAGCTCATcactttccatccttccttcaaCAAAGGAGCTCTGCTCAGTGTG TGCTGGTCCACGGGCCGGATCGCCCACATCCCTCTGTACTTTGTCAATGCCCAGTTTCCACGTTTTAGCCCAGTGCTTGGCCGAACTCAAGAGCCCCCAGCTGGGGGCGGAGGCTCTATTCATGATCTGCCCCTCTTTACTGAGACGTCCCTAACCTCTGCCCCTTGGGACCCTCTCCCAGGGCCACCCCCTGGTCGGCCCCACTCCCCTCACTCCCgcattcaataa